The Helicobacter sp. MIT 21-1697 genome segment AGCACAGCATCAAGCTGCTTGTCTCCATTTTTGACAATGTCCAATCCATCTTGCCCATTTGCTGCTTCAAGCACAGTAACACCGAGCGTTTTAAGGCATTTTTTCATTATTGCTCTATCGGTATTACTATCATCAATGGCTAATACTACATAATCGCTTGGGGAAGATTTCTTTTTTGTTTCAGCAGTATCTTCTATAAGTTTAGCTACATTGCTTTTAACTTCTTTTGCCATATCCATCATTGCTGCTACATCAACAATCATTGTAATTTTACCATCACCCCGCACCGTTGCTCCTGCAATACCTTCAGTGCCTTTGAGGTAGTAGCCAAGAGATTTGATAACCACTTCTTCTTGCCCCACGAGGTAATCCACAATAACTCCCATTTTTTGTTCTGCCAAACCAATGACAACTACATACACTTCATTTGTGCTCTCCAGCACAAAATTTACCTTAAAAATATCCGCTAAATGAACGATTGGGAGGACTTCATCACGCAAGCGAAGCACACTTTTGCCATCAACTGTGTATATTTCATCTTGACTTACGCGCACGGTTTCAATAACTGAAGCAAGTGGAATAGCATAATATTCTTCTTGCACTGCTACAAGTAAAGCTTGAGTAATTGCTAGAGTGAGAGGGATTTTGAGCTTTTGAGTTGTGCCTACGCCTTTTTCAGATTCTATATCAATAATACCATTGAGTTTTTCAATGTTTGTTTTTACTACGTCCATTCCCACGCCGCGCCCTGAAACATTTGTAATGGCTGCTGCTGTTGAGAATCCGGGTTTAAAGATAATACCAAAAGCTTCCTTATCACTCATAGAATCTGCTTCTCTCTCGCTTATGACGCCTTTTTCAATCCCTTTTTGTTTGAGCATATCAGCGTCAAGCCCTTTGCCATCATCAGCTACTTCAATAACGATATGATTTCCTTCGTTGTAGGCTTTTAGATTTACTGTTCCACCTTCAGGTTTTCCTGCAGCAACTCGGTCTTCTGGCTTTTCAATCCCGTGGTCGCAAGAGTTTCGTATAATATGCACAAGTGGATCTCCAATTTCTTCAACGATAGATTTGTCAAGTTCGGTTTCTTCACCTGTGATAACAAGTTCAATATTTTTACCAAGCTCACGCGAAAGGTCGCGCACCATACGAGGGAACTTATTAAATACTTTGCCCACAGGTTGCATACGCGTTTTCATCACTGCAAGCTGCACATCTGTGGTAACAGATGAGATAGATGCCACAACTTGATTAAGCTCTTCAAGGAATCTCTCTCCATCATATCGCTCTTCAACATCGCCATAAATTTTGATTAACCTGTTTTTACCTAGCACGAGTTCCCCAATGAGATTCATTAAATGATCTAAGCGCTTAACATCTACTCTCACCGTTTGCTCTACATTGGTGGCTGGAGCTTTCTCTCCCCCATCTTTTTTGGGAGCAGCTTTGGCTGCGGGTTTAGCAGGTGCTGGTTTTGGTGCTTCAGGAGCTTTGGGGGTTTGCACAGCTGGAGTTGCTCCACTTGCTTTTTGGGCTGCACGAGCTTGTTTGTCTGCTTCTTGGCGCTTTTTGAGGAGTCTTTCAATTTCCGCTTCTACTTCTTCAGCACTCATTTTTGAATAATCAAGCTCTGGCTCATCAGCAAGTGGGTTATTGCTATCTGCTGGAGCAGATTCTGTTGCTTGAGCTTGTGGAGCAGCAGCTGGAGCCGGCGAATCTTCTGCATTTGGCGCACCACCATTAGAAATCGCCTGTAAGCGCACAACGGTGTCATCAATTTCAATGCCACTATTTGAATCAGTGCCATTATCGCGTATAGCAACAAGAAGTGCTTTCATTAAATCTATGGAGTGAAGCACCACGTCCATTACATCAGGCGTGATTTTAAGTTCATCGCGTCTAGCTTTATTGAGTACATCCTCCATATTATGCGTAAGACGAGTGAGAATATCAAAATTCAAAAATGAACTTGAACCTTTGATTGTGTGAGCTACTCTAAAGATTCTGTTTAGTAAATCAAGGTCTTCAGGATTGCTCTCAAGCTCTACCAAATCTTGGTCTAGTTGTTCTATCAGTTCAAAGGCTTCTACTAAGAAGTCTTCTTTTATCTCTTGTAAATCATCCATTGTGAATCCTCTGTGCGAAATTTAAATTAAATAAAGTATTCTACTATTTATTTTGATAAAATTCTAGTGATTTCATCATAAAATACTTTTGCATCAAATTTAACTAAATAGGCTTCCGCCCCTATCTCTTTCCCCTTAGCAGCGCTTAGATTATTGCTAATAGAGGAGTTAAAAATGAGCGGAATCTTATTGAATCTTGCATCATTTTTGACTTGTGCTGCAAAGTGAAAGCCGTCCATTTTTGGCATTTCAACATCTGAAACAATCAGTTTAAGATGCTTTGTTATATCATTACCCCAACGTTCATAGAGCTGCTCTAGACGCTCTAATCCTGCTTGCCCATCAATAGCTTCAATGACACTAAAGCCAATATCGGTCATTGTGCTATGCAAGAGTTTGCGTGCAATGGAGCTATCATCAAGGATAAGCACACTCCCTTCAAACTTGCGTGTAGGTTTAAAATCTTCTATATTGTCATTTCCCATTGGAATGCGGAAATCTAAATCATCAATAATGCTCTCTAAATCTAAAATTAACAAAGTGCGCCCATCTTCAATACGCGTTGTTCCTGTGATTTTGCCGCGTTGATTCTCATCATTAAGACTAAACATAGCTGGTTCTATATTTGCCCAGCTTATTCGCCTAAGACGTTTTGTTGCATGAACGACAAAACCGAGTCGTTTGTTGTTAAATTCTGTAACAATTACTTTTTTTTCATTTACAGCATCTTCTTTTGGTTTGATATTCATCCACAAAGTTAAATCAATAAGTGGCACTATCTCTCCGCGCAAATCAAACATACCAAGTAGATAATCAGGGCTTCCCGGAGATTCAAAAATTTCATCAGGATAGACGACAATTCCACTTACTTTAGCGACATTAATGCCATATACGCCTTCATAAGTTTCTCCCTCTTTGTCTTCATAGAGTCTAAAATCTACGAGTTCCATTTCATTGCTTGCAATGCTCATTACATCGGTTTCGTTTGTCTTCAATTATACTCCTTGAATATGATTTGAGCTTAAGATAGATTCTATACTAAAAATACTTCTAGTAATATAAAACGAAGGTAATGATATATACAAAGTTTTATCGGTGTAGGTTTTGCCAATATGAAAATGTCCTTCTATAAAAAGAATATCGGAGCATAAACAAGAATGTGTATCAAAAGCACAAGCATTAATGTTTTTTAAATAAGATTCATAAGCATAAATACGCGTTGGAGCAAAGTGAGATATATCTATTTTCCCTTCCTTGATAGGTTTATGATTAATTTTTGTAATAATATATTTGTAGAGATTGCCAAAAGTTATCTTATCAAGATATTTGATAAGAAATTGCATTATTGTAGAAGTCATTAGGCGGATATAAAGTTCATATTTGGTATTTAAAAATATATCGCCGTGAGCAAGCAAGATTTTTTTCTCTTTTTGATTATGTTGATAGTTAAAAGCAAGAGGTTGATTACTTCGCGGGATACATTTTACATTTTTTAAAAAAGGTGTTTTTGCCTTTTGTAAAGCAGATAGTCCAAAATCGTGATTGCCCTCAAACCACCATACTTGAGTATATCGGCTCAAAGATTCTATATATTGTAAAAGTGAAGCATTGGATTTTTGACTTGATTTTGCGCTTCCCAATAAAAGATGTGCAATATCGCCCATTAGAAATATTTGCGATGGCATTTGGTCAGGATTGTTTAAAAGGGTATCAAAATATGTAAGCAATGCGTGTGAAGCAGATATACTTTGTTGTGAGAGCGAGGGAAAATCTGGTGATATAAAATGTGCATCTGCAATAAACACAGCGTCATTGTTGATATAAGGTGCTTCCTCCCATATTTTTGCCACATCTTTTTGAGCTAGATTCATTCATAAAAACCTAAAAGATACCATAGGGTATATTTGGCACACCTAAATGCTCATCTAAGCCGCACATAAGATTTGCATTCAATAAAGCCTGTGAGCTTGCTCCGCGTAGAAGATTATCTATTGAGGAGTTAATATAAATATTTTTTTTTGCAGTCCCAACAAAAATATCACAAAAATGGCTACCGACAACGTGGGCAATGCTGACAGGATTCTTGCGTATTCGGATAAAGGGTTCATTTTTATAGGCATTAAAGAGAATCTCATACGCTTCTTTAGCATTTAGTGGGTGATGAAGTGTCGCAAATATGCTTACAAGCATACCACGTGTAAGGGGCGTAAGATGAGGCACAAAGACAATATCCATTTCTTTAGCACCAATGGTTTGACATTTTTCGGCAATTTCTATTTGATGGCGATGTGTAAGAGGCGAATAGCTAAAGAGATTCTCATTAATATGAGGAAAATGCGTATTCTCTGTGAGGCTTTTCCCTGCTCCACTCACACCGCTTTTAGCATCAATAAATACGCCACAAGAGTTATCAATATAATCCAAAAAAGGGAGCAAAGCTAAAAGAGTAGCGGTAGGATAGCAACCCGGATTTGCGACAAGATGAGCTTTTTGTATCAATGCACGATTATATTCGGGCAAACCATACACAGCTTGAGAGAGATTCTCTGTATCAATATGAGGGCAATAATGTGCTGCATAATTTGTTGCACTTAAGCGGTAATCAGCTGATAAATCAACAATTTTGATACATTTAATGCTTAGAATCTCGCGTACCATAGTCATAGCACTTTTGTGCGGCAAAGCAATGAAAACAAGATCACATTTATCCACAGCGTCTTTGGCATTAGCCTTGCAAACAGGCAGATGACTAAGAGAGGAAAGCATTTTGTGAATCTCATCAAGATGCGCCTCTCCTTGTGTATTAGCAATGTAGTTGAGCTTAAAAATAGGGTGAGCAAGAAGAAGTTTAACAAGCTCTAAGCCCGTGTAACCACTCACTCCAATGATACCGACATTGATATGTTGTGCTGACATTATAAAGCCTTATAGGAAGTAATAAAATCGTGCAAAATAGCACAAAAAATTTCAAAATCGCGCATATCAAGACACTCATTCACACTATGTGGAGCGCGAATTGTCGGTCCAATAGAAAGGACATCAAGGTTTGTATGTGAGCCAAGTGCAAGGAGCTGTCTTTTGAGAATCCCACATTCTAATCCTGCGTGGATTTGTGCAATGTGAGGGTTAATGTGATGAGATGTATAGAGTTTTTGTAAAAGTATGAGTGCTGGGTGATTATCATTTATGCTTTTTTCCCACGGACTATAAAATCCGCTTGTGTGCAAAGAACAATGGGGATTAAGAAAAGTAATACTATTTTGCAGCGCTTTAATGGTGCGTTGTAAAAGTGTATCAGTATTAGCGCGCGCCATCATAATGAGCTTAAGTGTCTCTTCCTGTTGAATGATGAGTGAGAGATTAAGTGAGGAGAGAGTGCCTTGAGAAGATGCAGCATATACGCCACTATGGATACCACATATAAGCGGGACAATCGCATTTTTGTGGTAAGCATATTGATAAGAAGTATTTTTAAGCGGTGTAATGTCAAAAATAGCATTTTGGGGGGTGGTAAAAGATGTTTGTTTTAAAGGCATAGCACAAGCAATGATAGAATCTAATCCTGTGGGAATTGAATTGCGTTTTTCTCCTGCTTGAAGTGTAAGAATATAGGCATCAAGCGAAGCAAGGAAAAAGCCAAATTCTGTAATGACATTTTCATTGTTTTTATGAATATCAATCCCGCTATGTCCTCCCAAAAAACCTCTGCTTGTAATGTGATAGATATAAGGGTGGCTAGAAGTGAGTTGTGTAAGAGGTTTGTTAAATGCTCTAAGGTCAATATGACATTCTATATCTACTCCACCAGCACAACCTAAGACAATTTCATTAATATCCTCACTATCAAGGTTAAGCAAAAGAGAAGATTCTATTTTGATTCCAAGATGATGAGCCCCTATCATACCCACTTCTTCATCGTTGGTAAAAAGAAGTTCAATATCAGGTGCATTTTGAGCAAGCATACAAGCCATACCAATACCATTATCCGCTCCAAGGCTAGAATTTTTTGCATATAAAAAGTTATCTTTTTGAATAGTTTGTATGCCTTTATGTTGTGTGCAATCCCCTACACATACCATATCATAATGACTTTGGAGACAAATATGCGGATTACCTTTTTTCGCATATATATTTTTGGCTTCATCACTTTGGATTTGATACCCTTTGTGTGTAAGTGTAGTGCAAAGATAAGAAAACATATCTTGCGTATGGAAGCTACAATGAGGAATTTCACAGAGCTTATAAAATTCTTGTAGGCTTTGAAAGGCAAAGTCATTCATTGTAAATCCTTAAATTTATGTTTGAGGCATATCTTGGAATCTTTCGTGCAAACTTGCATTATAATGTAAAATTTTGCACGAATTTTCAATAAGAGCAATGACTTTAGCGAGTGTGTAAATATCACGAGCATAGGCATATACACCATAACCTTTAATCAACATAAAAGAATGAGAGTGTTCCTTAAAATATCTTGGAATATCAGTATCTGCCCGTTTTTCCCAAGTTTCATAGTCTTTTGGGTCAAAAATGTCAATACAAGGAGCGAGAAATTTGTAACCAAAATAATCTTGAGGTTTAAGCACATTATATTTGAGAGAGTAGGAAACAAGATAAGGCGGCATAGCATAAGCGATGAATTTTGCTTCAGAGAAATGCTCATAAATACTTGCGTGTATAGGAGCGTGTAAGCTTGCTTCGTCCCAGCGATAATCTTGTCTATGGTAAAGCGCAATCATAGAATCTGCGTTGAGATTATCAAAAATAGCTTGCTGTTTATTAATCACAAAGCGATTTTTTCCCACACGCGCAGAAATTGCTCCGTGAAATACACCAAAAAAATTCTTCCTAAACATAGAAAGTGAAATACTAGCAATGCTTGCAATAAGCTTTGGACTGACTTGAGTGGTATGTATATTCATAGAGTGATTGTAGCATTTTGTGGGTAATGATATGAAAAAAAGTCTAAAATTCACGCAATAATTACTTGTAGGTACTTCATAAATGATAAAAGAATCTATAAGTAAATTCCATTTATTAAGATTATTAAATATTATTATTAAGATAACTTTATAATAATAGACTAAAGTTTTATATTTTTTAGCAATATTTTTATTTATTTGCTAATTTATTTGCCATTTTTATGTTATACTTTCAATGTTTCATTAAGAAATAAAAATAATGAAGCGAAACTATAAAATTTAAGTCATAACATAAAATAAAAATGTAGATGTGTATCTAAAAGCTATGTTCAAGAGGTGAGGAAATTGAATAAAAAAGATTTACTTCTTTCGCGTGTAATTATTGAGTATTTAAAACATAAAGAGCCTATTGGTTCTGAATCTTTAAAGTCTCTTATGAATACAAAAATCTCATCTGCTACTATACGCAATTATTTTAAGGCATTAGCTGATGAGGGTTTATTGTTTCAACCTCACGTGAGTAGCGGACGCATTCCTACGCTTGGTGCTTTAAAATCATATTGGTATAAGCAACTTGACACAAAGTCTCTTGTAGAAGTAGATTCTGTAAAATGTATCCAAGAGGCGTGTTTTGCAGCCGAGCTTTTTTGTGCTGTGAGTGTGGAAGAGAGTAATCGTCTGTGTAATGTAGAGAAATTGCAAGATGATAAGCTTTTGTTAGAATTTGAGCGCATCGGCATTACTTTGCCTTTTTCAAGTGCTTTAGAGAGATTTTTGCACGAGCTAAAAGGATTAGAGATTATTGATGTCCGAAAAATTGCTCATCAAGTTCGCGCACAGAGTTTGCTTGATGCACTCTCTTGTGTGCAAAGTAGGAATCTTACACATTTTGGTGTAGGTGCAATGGCTCAAGCTTACATACATAGCACTAATGAGCAGAGTTTTTATTCTATTATTGATGGGAGTATGTTTGACTTTTTAGAGAGCGGTATATATTGTGAGGAGGTGTTACCTAAAGGTTATATGGCAATTATGCAGGATATAAAGTTAAAAACCCACCCAGACAAAAAAACAAGAATGCTTTGTGTTGGGGCATTGGATAGAGATTTTACCTATTTTTATGGGTGTATCCAATCTTAAATGAAAGGAGTAAAATGTATGAAAGAACAAGAAAACGAATACAATGAGCCTAGCTCAGATACCCAAGAAAATGAAGAGGAGAGCGCAATGTGCGAAGAGATACAAGAGAATGCACAGCAATCTTCTCAAGAAATGGATTATGAGGCTAAATATATGGAATTAAAAGACCAATATATGAGGGCATTTGCAGATTTTGAAAATACTAAAAAGCGCCTAGAGCGCGATAAGAATCAGAGTTTAGAATACGCCTATGAGCGTATTATGAATGATTTGCTCCCTGTGCTTGATACATTAGAAAAAGCTTTAGAGAGTGCGCAGAATAATCCTGAAGCAGCGGCAATCGCGCAAGGATTGCAGCTCACACTTGAGAGCTTTTTGAAAGTATTGAGTAAGCACGGAGCAGAGGTGATAGATACAGATGGAGAATTTGACCCGAATCTACACGAGTGTTTAATGCAAGTGCCTGATGAGAATAAAAATGATGGTGAGATTCTTCAAACCTTGCAAAAAGGGTTTGTGTATAAGCAGAGAGTGCTTCGTCCCTCTATGGTGAGTGTGGTGAAAAATCAATCTTAGAAAGGAGAAAGTATGAGTAAGAAACTAATGGCAAAGTGTTTAGTTGGTGTATTGATGTTTTGCGCTATGTTTGATATAACTTTAGCTAATGATGTGAAAATACCAACTTGTGTAGAAGCAGCAGATTCTATGTCAGACTATGGAGAATCTGGCGATTGTTTGTATCAATATAGTCAGGTAAAAACATTCTCTGTTGATAAAACAAGTGGTGTGGTTACTTGTAAAGCGGTGATGCGCAGAAAATGCCCTGATATGCCCGAAGAAAATACGACAGGGGAAGTTGTGAAATTCACTGCAAAGTATGGCATAGTAGCCATCATTTAGATGAGTAAGATGGCATACAAAAGTTTTTATGTTTTAGAATCAAAGATTCACCTCCTTGTTACAAGGATAATAACACTATTTTTGAAAGGATAACAAATGGCAAAAGTAATTGGAATAGACTTAGGAACAACAAACTCTGCAATGGCAGTGTATGAAGGCAATGAGGCAAAAATTATTGCAAATAAAGAAGGCAAAAATACCACGCCATCAATCGTGGCATTTACTGATAAGGGTGAGATTCTTGTAGGTGAGCCTGCTAAAAGACAAGCAGTAACGAATCCAAAAAAGACGGTGTATTCTATCAAGCGTATTATGGGACTTATGTTTAATGAAGATAAGGCAAAAGAAGCTGAAAAGCGACTTCCTTATAATATCGTGGATAGAAATGGCGCGTGTGCAGTGGAAATTGCTGATAAGATTTACACACCTCAAGAGATTTCTGCAAAGATTCTAATGAAGCTTAAAGAAGACGCACAAAGTTATCTTGGGGAAGATGTAACAGAGGCAGTTATCACCGTTCCAGCGTATTTTAATGATTCCCAGCGCAAAGCAACAAAAGAAGCAGGGACAATCGCAGGGCTTAATGTGCTTAGAATCATCAATGAACCTACTTCAGCAGCACTAGCGTATGGACTAGACAAAAAAGAAGCTGAAAAGATTATGGTATATGATTTGGGTGGTGGGACATTTGATGTTACCGTTTTGGAAACAGGTGATAATGTCGTAGAAGTTCTTGCCACAGGTGGAGATGCATTTTTGGGTGGAGATGATTTTGATAATAGAATCATTGATTGGGCAGCAGAGGAGTTTAAGAGTGATGAAGGGATTGATTTAAAAAATGATGTAATGGCATTGCAGCGCCTCAAAGATGCGGCAGAAAATGCGAAAAAGGAGTTAAGTAGTGCGCAAGAAACAGAGATTAATCTTCCCTTTATTACTGCTGATGCAAGTGGTCCAAAGCATTTGGTGAAAAAAATCACTCGTGCGAAATTT includes the following:
- a CDS encoding hybrid sensor histidine kinase/response regulator, which translates into the protein MDDLQEIKEDFLVEAFELIEQLDQDLVELESNPEDLDLLNRIFRVAHTIKGSSSFLNFDILTRLTHNMEDVLNKARRDELKITPDVMDVVLHSIDLMKALLVAIRDNGTDSNSGIEIDDTVVRLQAISNGGAPNAEDSPAPAAAPQAQATESAPADSNNPLADEPELDYSKMSAEEVEAEIERLLKKRQEADKQARAAQKASGATPAVQTPKAPEAPKPAPAKPAAKAAPKKDGGEKAPATNVEQTVRVDVKRLDHLMNLIGELVLGKNRLIKIYGDVEERYDGERFLEELNQVVASISSVTTDVQLAVMKTRMQPVGKVFNKFPRMVRDLSRELGKNIELVITGEETELDKSIVEEIGDPLVHIIRNSCDHGIEKPEDRVAAGKPEGGTVNLKAYNEGNHIVIEVADDGKGLDADMLKQKGIEKGVISEREADSMSDKEAFGIIFKPGFSTAAAITNVSGRGVGMDVVKTNIEKLNGIIDIESEKGVGTTQKLKIPLTLAITQALLVAVQEEYYAIPLASVIETVRVSQDEIYTVDGKSVLRLRDEVLPIVHLADIFKVNFVLESTNEVYVVVIGLAEQKMGVIVDYLVGQEEVVIKSLGYYLKGTEGIAGATVRGDGKITMIVDVAAMMDMAKEVKSNVAKLIEDTAETKKKSSPSDYVVLAIDDSNTDRAIMKKCLKTLGVTVLEAANGQDGLDIVKNGDKQLDAVLVDIEMPKMDGYTFASEVRKYNKFKNLPLIAVTSRNSKTDRMRGVESGMTEYITKPYTPEYLVNVVRRNINLTTDGE
- a CDS encoding class II aldolase and adducin N-terminal domain-containing protein, yielding MNIHTTQVSPKLIASIASISLSMFRKNFFGVFHGAISARVGKNRFVINKQQAIFDNLNADSMIALYHRQDYRWDEASLHAPIHASIYEHFSEAKFIAYAMPPYLVSYSLKYNVLKPQDYFGYKFLAPCIDIFDPKDYETWEKRADTDIPRYFKEHSHSFMLIKGYGVYAYARDIYTLAKVIALIENSCKILHYNASLHERFQDMPQT
- a CDS encoding M20/M25/M40 family metallo-hydrolase, producing the protein MNDFAFQSLQEFYKLCEIPHCSFHTQDMFSYLCTTLTHKGYQIQSDEAKNIYAKKGNPHICLQSHYDMVCVGDCTQHKGIQTIQKDNFLYAKNSSLGADNGIGMACMLAQNAPDIELLFTNDEEVGMIGAHHLGIKIESSLLLNLDSEDINEIVLGCAGGVDIECHIDLRAFNKPLTQLTSSHPYIYHITSRGFLGGHSGIDIHKNNENVITEFGFFLASLDAYILTLQAGEKRNSIPTGLDSIIACAMPLKQTSFTTPQNAIFDITPLKNTSYQYAYHKNAIVPLICGIHSGVYAASSQGTLSSLNLSLIIQQEETLKLIMMARANTDTLLQRTIKALQNSITFLNPHCSLHTSGFYSPWEKSINDNHPALILLQKLYTSHHINPHIAQIHAGLECGILKRQLLALGSHTNLDVLSIGPTIRAPHSVNECLDMRDFEIFCAILHDFITSYKAL
- the argC gene encoding N-acetyl-gamma-glutamyl-phosphate reductase — translated: MSAQHINVGIIGVSGYTGLELVKLLLAHPIFKLNYIANTQGEAHLDEIHKMLSSLSHLPVCKANAKDAVDKCDLVFIALPHKSAMTMVREILSIKCIKIVDLSADYRLSATNYAAHYCPHIDTENLSQAVYGLPEYNRALIQKAHLVANPGCYPTATLLALLPFLDYIDNSCGVFIDAKSGVSGAGKSLTENTHFPHINENLFSYSPLTHRHQIEIAEKCQTIGAKEMDIVFVPHLTPLTRGMLVSIFATLHHPLNAKEAYEILFNAYKNEPFIRIRKNPVSIAHVVGSHFCDIFVGTAKKNIYINSSIDNLLRGASSQALLNANLMCGLDEHLGVPNIPYGIF
- a CDS encoding metallophosphoesterase, which produces MNLAQKDVAKIWEEAPYINNDAVFIADAHFISPDFPSLSQQSISASHALLTYFDTLLNNPDQMPSQIFLMGDIAHLLLGSAKSSQKSNASLLQYIESLSRYTQVWWFEGNHDFGLSALQKAKTPFLKNVKCIPRSNQPLAFNYQHNQKEKKILLAHGDIFLNTKYELYIRLMTSTIMQFLIKYLDKITFGNLYKYIITKINHKPIKEGKIDISHFAPTRIYAYESYLKNINACAFDTHSCLCSDILFIEGHFHIGKTYTDKTLYISLPSFYITRSIFSIESILSSNHIQGV
- a CDS encoding HrcA family transcriptional regulator, translating into MRKLNKKDLLLSRVIIEYLKHKEPIGSESLKSLMNTKISSATIRNYFKALADEGLLFQPHVSSGRIPTLGALKSYWYKQLDTKSLVEVDSVKCIQEACFAAELFCAVSVEESNRLCNVEKLQDDKLLLEFERIGITLPFSSALERFLHELKGLEIIDVRKIAHQVRAQSLLDALSCVQSRNLTHFGVGAMAQAYIHSTNEQSFYSIIDGSMFDFLESGIYCEEVLPKGYMAIMQDIKLKTHPDKKTRMLCVGALDRDFTYFYGCIQS
- the grpE gene encoding nucleotide exchange factor GrpE; amino-acid sequence: MKEQENEYNEPSSDTQENEEESAMCEEIQENAQQSSQEMDYEAKYMELKDQYMRAFADFENTKKRLERDKNQSLEYAYERIMNDLLPVLDTLEKALESAQNNPEAAAIAQGLQLTLESFLKVLSKHGAEVIDTDGEFDPNLHECLMQVPDENKNDGEILQTLQKGFVYKQRVLRPSMVSVVKNQS
- a CDS encoding chemotaxis protein CheV — translated: MSIASNEMELVDFRLYEDKEGETYEGVYGINVAKVSGIVVYPDEIFESPGSPDYLLGMFDLRGEIVPLIDLTLWMNIKPKEDAVNEKKVIVTEFNNKRLGFVVHATKRLRRISWANIEPAMFSLNDENQRGKITGTTRIEDGRTLLILDLESIIDDLDFRIPMGNDNIEDFKPTRKFEGSVLILDDSSIARKLLHSTMTDIGFSVIEAIDGQAGLERLEQLYERWGNDITKHLKLIVSDVEMPKMDGFHFAAQVKNDARFNKIPLIFNSSISNNLSAAKGKEIGAEAYLVKFDAKVFYDEITRILSK